From Solibacillus isronensis, the proteins below share one genomic window:
- a CDS encoding helix-turn-helix domain-containing protein codes for MKIGSLIKYYRTKLGMTQNEVAAGICSIPHLSKIENNNKEANCETIRLLLERLNINSRDVENSEHHIIKLLKDLQKQINYLENEKAIATMGLLKDYEEIIGFTESVYLYELYKLRYYVFINDYKMAEHQLKWLNAHRQNFSQHERYLHSYYYALVLITRGKYAEAAVELTNILKTSSELGSLEGEFYYHFSLIKGRLDEPSQAILYGRKALHYYKDQFNFKRIIYTSMSLALYYAQGKVFHEAIEIYDHLLRNVELMQQQQLLPAIYHNLGDLYQMRGEYERALVYFEQSASLMENNSDNYLFCLYNLGMTQFRLDQKVESFKTFTMLKEEAKSKRKLSFNLFASFYLYLLGGQEKKAMEFLEGRLIPFTANSEEFKEMHQQFSYLLGEYYRQEKKFEKAIQFI; via the coding sequence ATGAAAATAGGTTCTTTAATAAAGTACTACCGTACAAAGCTTGGAATGACTCAAAATGAGGTAGCAGCGGGAATTTGCTCGATTCCACATTTAAGTAAAATTGAGAATAACAATAAAGAAGCAAACTGCGAGACAATTCGACTACTCTTGGAACGTTTAAATATTAATAGCCGTGATGTAGAAAATAGCGAACACCATATCATAAAGTTATTGAAAGACTTACAAAAACAGATCAATTACCTAGAAAATGAAAAAGCTATTGCGACAATGGGGCTATTAAAAGATTATGAAGAGATCATTGGTTTTACAGAATCAGTTTATTTATATGAACTTTATAAATTACGTTACTACGTGTTTATTAACGATTACAAAATGGCGGAACATCAGTTGAAGTGGCTAAATGCCCACCGTCAGAATTTTTCCCAACATGAGAGATATTTACATTCTTACTATTATGCATTAGTTTTAATAACAAGGGGTAAGTATGCAGAAGCAGCTGTAGAACTAACTAATATACTTAAGACAAGCTCGGAACTTGGATCACTGGAAGGGGAGTTTTACTATCACTTTTCGTTAATAAAAGGCCGGCTGGATGAACCGAGCCAGGCGATTCTTTATGGGAGAAAAGCACTGCATTATTATAAGGATCAGTTTAATTTTAAGCGGATTATTTATACTTCCATGTCGCTCGCTCTTTATTACGCGCAGGGGAAAGTATTCCATGAAGCAATCGAAATTTATGATCATCTCTTGAGAAATGTGGAACTGATGCAGCAACAGCAGTTATTGCCTGCTATATATCATAACCTTGGGGATTTATATCAAATGAGAGGCGAATATGAAAGAGCCCTCGTTTATTTTGAGCAAAGTGCTTCGTTAATGGAAAATAACAGCGATAACTATCTATTTTGTTTATATAATTTGGGCATGACGCAATTTCGCCTTGATCAAAAAGTAGAAAGTTTCAAAACCTTTACTATGTTAAAGGAAGAAGCAAAAAGTAAGAGAAAACTAAGTTTTAATTTATTTGCTTCTTTTTATTTATATTTGCTAGGTGGACAAGAAAAGAAAGCAATGGAATTTTTGGAGGGGAGGTTAATTCCGTTTACAGCAAACAGTGAAGAGTTTAAAGAAATGCACCAGCAGTTTTCTTATTTACTGGGCGAGTATTACAGGCAAGAAAAGAAATTTGAAAAAGCAATCCAATTCATTTAA
- a CDS encoding S8 family peptidase, which produces MKKVKSTLFSLLIAGSLMSPAHAATLGSEDDSANNVGQEKFRVYIEANNQSAKQSAKAQYSARWELTENGFSTEMNEKQFQALQKNKNFTVTKVPVVSLDPINLELGEDYTVEDRTPDASAYARASQQVPWGIKAIYNNSSLTSTSGGSGVNIAVLDTGVNTSHPDLANNVEQCKDFTTATTVVNNSCTDRNGHGTHVAGSALADGGSDQGGVYGVAPDADLWAYKVLTDSGSGYSDDIAAAIRHAADQATSTRTKTVINMSLGSSANNSLISSAVNYAYSKGVLVVAAAGNSGYAQGTIGYPGALPNAIAVAALENVQQNGTYRVADYSSRGYASTDGDYVIQQGDIEISAPGSAIYSTWYNGGYNTISGTSMATPHVSGLAAKIWAQNPSWSHTQLRSNLQTRAKAVDIKGGYGTATGDDYASGFGFARVQ; this is translated from the coding sequence ATGAAAAAAGTGAAGAGTACGTTATTTAGTCTTTTGATTGCAGGGTCATTGATGAGTCCAGCACATGCGGCAACTTTGGGTAGCGAAGACGATTCGGCAAACAATGTCGGCCAAGAAAAGTTCCGTGTGTACATTGAAGCAAACAACCAGTCTGCAAAACAATCAGCAAAGGCACAATATTCTGCTCGTTGGGAATTAACAGAGAACGGATTTTCAACGGAAATGAATGAAAAGCAATTTCAGGCATTACAAAAGAATAAAAATTTCACAGTCACAAAAGTTCCTGTCGTTTCTTTAGATCCGATCAACTTGGAGTTGGGCGAGGATTATACAGTAGAAGATAGAACGCCGGATGCATCAGCTTACGCAAGAGCTTCCCAGCAAGTACCATGGGGAATTAAAGCGATTTATAATAATAGTTCTTTAACATCTACATCTGGAGGAAGCGGCGTAAATATCGCCGTACTTGATACGGGAGTGAACACGTCCCACCCTGACCTAGCCAACAATGTGGAGCAATGTAAAGACTTTACGACTGCAACTACTGTTGTAAACAATAGCTGTACTGACAGAAACGGCCACGGTACGCATGTTGCCGGTTCAGCATTGGCTGATGGTGGAAGCGACCAAGGTGGCGTCTACGGTGTTGCTCCAGATGCAGATCTTTGGGCATACAAAGTGTTAACAGACAGCGGTTCTGGTTACTCGGATGATATTGCTGCTGCGATTCGCCATGCGGCTGATCAAGCAACATCTACTCGTACAAAAACAGTTATTAACATGTCATTAGGTTCTTCAGCGAACAACAGCCTAATTTCAAGTGCTGTCAACTATGCATACAGCAAAGGCGTACTTGTAGTAGCAGCTGCTGGTAACTCAGGCTATGCACAAGGAACAATCGGCTATCCGGGTGCATTACCGAACGCCATTGCAGTAGCTGCATTGGAAAATGTACAGCAAAACGGCACTTACCGTGTAGCTGACTACTCTTCACGCGGTTATGCTTCAACGGATGGCGATTATGTCATTCAACAAGGTGATATTGAAATTTCAGCTCCTGGTTCAGCCATTTATTCTACATGGTATAACGGCGGCTACAATACAATTAGCGGAACATCGATGGCTACACCTCACGTATCAGGTTTAGCAGCAAAAATCTGGGCGCAAAACCCGTCTTGGTCACACACGCAACTGCGTTCTAACTTACAAACACGCGCAAAAGCTGTAGATATTAAAGGCGGTTACGGTACCGCTACAGGCGATGACTACGCTTCAGGATTCGGGTTTGCCCGCGTTCAGTAA
- a CDS encoding S-layer homology domain-containing protein gives MKKVFSLLLVFLLAISTMLHTTTTSAEQVFTDVPPKHSNYQDIAYLLNKGIISADKKTYGVKDIVTREEVAVMVAKAVGLDGTQRATKFKDVPKSHKNSGYIQSAVEAGIINGYTDGTFKPTTKVTRGHMAAFIARAFDLPKGTKTFKDVKKGHTAYEAVSQLAAAKITTGYEDGTFKPANNLTRAHISAFLARAVKYQESLGSSSSKLNVHFLDVGQGDSIFVQAPNGKTMLIDAGTKEYGNTVVAYLKSKNVTKLDYVVATHPDADHIGGLAAVLESFTVGEFINSGKVHTTATYENLLQMVADKKIPYTEPKAGDLISLDSNMKTQVLAVNAQASDMNDASIVLKLTYQNMSFLLMGDADAGIEEQIAKKYDVSATILKAGHHGSSSSSSLGFLQKVNPKAVILSYEEGNSYGHPHKEVLSNIKTVGTKAYATAQDGTIVVTTNGQSYSISAKEFILPNTTPEKPKGDVNSGTYVIPGAPTAFKNCTEMRVYYPKGVSSSHPAYATARDGDKDGWACEL, from the coding sequence ATGAAAAAAGTATTTAGTTTATTATTAGTGTTTCTTCTAGCTATATCCACAATGTTACATACTACAACGACGAGTGCAGAACAAGTGTTTACCGACGTACCGCCAAAACATAGTAATTATCAGGATATAGCTTATTTATTGAATAAAGGGATTATTAGTGCCGACAAAAAGACGTACGGTGTAAAAGATATTGTGACGCGCGAAGAAGTGGCTGTCATGGTTGCAAAAGCTGTTGGTCTTGATGGGACACAACGAGCGACAAAATTTAAAGATGTTCCGAAGTCACATAAAAACAGCGGATATATTCAATCAGCTGTAGAAGCCGGTATCATTAACGGCTATACGGATGGCACGTTTAAGCCGACAACAAAAGTGACACGTGGTCATATGGCGGCATTTATTGCACGTGCATTTGATTTACCGAAGGGTACGAAAACATTTAAAGATGTAAAAAAAGGGCATACGGCATATGAAGCGGTAAGTCAATTAGCTGCAGCAAAAATTACAACTGGTTATGAAGACGGTACATTTAAGCCTGCGAATAATTTAACTCGTGCTCATATTTCTGCGTTTTTAGCACGTGCGGTGAAATATCAGGAGAGCTTAGGATCATCATCTTCTAAATTGAACGTACATTTTTTAGATGTTGGACAAGGGGACTCGATTTTCGTACAAGCACCAAATGGCAAAACAATGCTTATTGATGCAGGGACGAAAGAGTATGGGAATACGGTTGTTGCTTATTTGAAATCTAAAAATGTAACGAAACTTGATTACGTAGTTGCAACACATCCGGATGCCGATCATATTGGTGGATTGGCTGCAGTACTGGAAAGCTTTACGGTTGGTGAATTTATTAACAGCGGAAAAGTCCATACAACGGCAACGTATGAAAACTTACTGCAGATGGTAGCCGATAAAAAAATTCCTTATACAGAGCCGAAAGCGGGAGACTTGATTTCATTGGATTCAAATATGAAGACTCAAGTTTTAGCTGTCAATGCACAAGCAAGTGATATGAATGATGCTTCGATCGTCTTAAAGCTGACGTATCAAAATATGTCCTTCTTATTGATGGGCGATGCGGATGCAGGAATCGAAGAGCAAATTGCGAAGAAATATGATGTTTCCGCAACGATTTTAAAAGCGGGTCATCACGGTTCAAGTTCAAGTAGTTCGCTTGGATTTTTACAAAAAGTAAATCCGAAAGCGGTTATTTTAAGTTATGAAGAAGGCAACAGCTATGGCCATCCGCATAAAGAAGTGCTTTCAAACATTAAAACGGTTGGTACGAAAGCTTACGCAACTGCACAGGATGGAACAATTGTTGTGACAACGAACGGTCAATCCTACTCGATCAGTGCGAAAGAGTTCATCTTGCCGAATACGACACCTGAAAAACCAAAAGGTGATGTGAATTCTGGAACGTATGTTATTCCAGGAGCACCGACTGCATTTAAAAACTGTACAGAAATGCGGGTTTATTATCCGAAAGGTGTCAGCTCATCGCATCCCGCTTACGCAACAGCAAGAGACGGCGATAAAGATGGCTGGGCTTGTGAATTATAA